One genomic region from SAR92 clade bacterium H455 encodes:
- the ctaD gene encoding cytochrome c oxidase subunit I: MAHGPATLADGWRAYISRWVFTTNHKDIGTLYLWFSFAMFLMGGAFAMVIRAELFQPGMQLIRPEFFNQMTTMHGLVMVFGAIMPAFVGLANWMIPLMIGAPDMALPRMNNLSFWILPFAFAILTSTLFMEGGGPNFGWTFYAPLSTTYAPESVNFFIFAIHIMGASSIMGSINIIATVMNMRAPGMTYMKMPLFVWTWVITAFLLVAVMPVLAGAVTMMLMDINFGTSFFDAAGGGDPVLFQHVFWFFGHPEVYIIILPAFGVVSQIIPTFSRKPLFGYSSMVYATAAIAFLSFVVWAHHMFTVGMPIAGELYFMYATMLIAVPTGVKVFNWITTMYKGSLTFETPMLFSIAFVILFTFGGFTGLMLSIAAADMQYHDTYFVVAHFHYVMVAGAVFSGTAAIYYWLPKWCGKMYNETMGQVQFWVAFIGFNIAFMPQHFLGLAGMPRRYADYGLQFADWNMVSSIGAFIYGGAQIMLLYNVIATIRNGKPTTEEKTWEGAEGLEWTVPSPAPYHTFAKPPEFK, encoded by the coding sequence ATGGCACATGGTCCCGCAACATTGGCAGACGGCTGGCGCGCATATATAAGCCGCTGGGTATTTACGACCAATCACAAAGACATCGGTACACTGTACCTCTGGTTTAGCTTTGCAATGTTCTTGATGGGCGGCGCTTTCGCGATGGTTATTCGCGCAGAGTTGTTCCAGCCAGGCATGCAGTTAATTAGACCTGAATTTTTTAACCAGATGACCACCATGCACGGCTTGGTAATGGTCTTCGGCGCAATTATGCCGGCCTTCGTTGGCTTAGCTAACTGGATGATTCCGCTGATGATCGGGGCGCCAGATATGGCGCTTCCACGTATGAACAACCTGAGTTTTTGGATCCTGCCTTTCGCGTTTGCGATCCTGACGTCAACGTTGTTTATGGAAGGCGGCGGTCCAAACTTCGGCTGGACTTTCTACGCGCCGCTGTCGACGACTTACGCACCGGAATCGGTTAACTTCTTTATTTTCGCAATCCATATTATGGGCGCCTCATCTATAATGGGCTCGATTAATATTATCGCTACTGTAATGAACATGCGCGCCCCCGGCATGACTTACATGAAGATGCCGCTATTTGTATGGACCTGGGTAATCACAGCATTCTTGTTAGTTGCTGTAATGCCAGTTCTTGCCGGTGCAGTAACCATGATGTTGATGGATATTAACTTCGGTACTAGCTTCTTTGATGCTGCTGGTGGCGGTGACCCAGTATTGTTCCAGCACGTATTCTGGTTCTTTGGTCACCCAGAGGTTTACATCATTATTTTGCCAGCCTTTGGTGTTGTATCGCAGATTATCCCAACCTTCAGCCGCAAGCCGCTGTTTGGGTACTCGTCGATGGTTTACGCCACGGCAGCGATCGCCTTTTTGTCCTTCGTAGTTTGGGCCCACCACATGTTCACTGTGGGTATGCCAATCGCCGGTGAACTGTACTTTATGTACGCCACTATGCTGATTGCTGTGCCAACAGGTGTGAAGGTGTTTAACTGGATCACCACCATGTACAAAGGTTCACTGACCTTTGAAACCCCAATGCTATTCAGTATCGCCTTTGTGATTCTGTTTACCTTTGGTGGCTTCACTGGCTTGATGTTGTCGATTGCGGCTGCTGACATGCAGTATCACGACACCTACTTTGTTGTTGCTCACTTCCATTACGTAATGGTTGCAGGTGCAGTCTTTAGCGGCACAGCTGCTATCTACTACTGGCTACCAAAGTGGTGTGGAAAGATGTACAACGAAACCATGGGTCAGGTGCAGTTCTGGGTTGCCTTTATCGGCTTTAATATTGCCTTTATGCCACAGCACTTCTTGGGTCTAGCCGGTATGCCACGTCGCTACGCCGACTACGGCCTACAGTTTGCTGACTGGAACATGGTCTCTAGTATTGGAGCCTTTATCTATGGTGGCGCGCAGATAATGTTGTTATACAACGTCATCGCGACAATCCGCAATGGTAAGCCAACTACCGAAGAAAAGACCTGGGAAGGTGCCGAAGGACTGGAGTGGACTGTCCCATCACCAGCGCCTTACCATACGTTCGCAAAACCCCCCGAGTTTAAGTAG
- a CDS encoding cytochrome c oxidase assembly protein: protein MSTDASNRRVVVKSLFGAAGMFAFAIFVLPPMYDLFCEITGLGGKTGDAYTAVDVRVDTSREVRVRFVASNNASMPWIFKPAKDSVVVHPGEPTEITYFAHNITDEDMVSQAIPSLVPNNVADYFHKTECFCFENQPLAAGDQADLKLIFIIDPDLPAGVNSVTLSYTIFDITDRAADPIAQL, encoded by the coding sequence ATGTCAACGGATGCTTCTAACCGTCGGGTCGTGGTCAAATCGCTTTTTGGTGCGGCCGGTATGTTTGCTTTTGCAATCTTTGTATTACCGCCAATGTATGACCTGTTTTGCGAGATCACCGGTCTCGGCGGCAAAACAGGTGATGCGTACACTGCAGTTGATGTCAGAGTTGATACATCGCGCGAGGTCAGAGTTAGATTTGTGGCCTCAAACAATGCATCCATGCCCTGGATATTTAAGCCTGCAAAAGACAGTGTTGTAGTGCACCCAGGTGAGCCCACAGAGATCACCTACTTTGCCCACAACATTACTGACGAAGATATGGTGTCTCAGGCGATACCGAGCTTGGTGCCGAATAATGTGGCAGATTATTTCCACAAGACAGAGTGTTTCTGTTTTGAGAATCAGCCTCTGGCAGCAGGCGATCAGGCAGACCTTAAACTTATATTTATTATTGATCCGGATTTGCCGGCGGGCGTTAATAGTGTGACGCTCTCCTATACAATTTTCGATATTACAGATCGAGCGGCAGATCCAATAGCACAGTTATAG
- a CDS encoding cytochrome c oxidase subunit 3, producing MSTESSYYVPEQSKLPIITATGMGLMAYGAASWVVSGGSMIFTAGLIIMAVVMFKWWSIVIDENMRGLANDQLKRSYVLGMLWFIFSEVMFFAAFFGALFYLRVIVNSWLGGDAAVGIFDDTPTDAAVANNAILWPGYEAEWPPMITPDQAANGDNAVFKGPDEAMSFPGWAKLLGWLPLWNTVILVTSSITVHIAHTGLKNNNRKQFIGWLALSVLLGMIFLVLQVEEYVHAYQHMGLTLESGIYGTTFFMLTGFHGAHVTLGTIMLLIALLRAIKGHFSNEDQFGFEAASWYWHFVDVVWILLFFVVYVFD from the coding sequence ATGTCAACAGAAAGCAGCTATTACGTACCCGAGCAGAGCAAACTGCCGATTATCACTGCCACGGGCATGGGATTAATGGCTTATGGCGCCGCGTCTTGGGTTGTCAGTGGTGGAAGTATGATCTTCACTGCCGGCCTGATCATTATGGCCGTGGTGATGTTTAAGTGGTGGAGCATAGTTATTGATGAAAATATGCGCGGCTTGGCAAATGATCAGCTCAAGCGCTCTTATGTTCTGGGTATGCTGTGGTTTATCTTCTCAGAAGTAATGTTCTTTGCAGCGTTCTTTGGTGCCCTTTTCTACCTGCGAGTGATTGTAAACTCCTGGTTGGGTGGTGATGCGGCTGTTGGCATATTTGACGATACCCCTACCGACGCTGCTGTTGCCAACAATGCTATCCTTTGGCCCGGCTATGAAGCCGAGTGGCCGCCGATGATCACTCCTGATCAGGCGGCAAATGGTGACAATGCAGTTTTTAAGGGTCCCGACGAAGCGATGAGCTTTCCAGGTTGGGCCAAGTTGTTAGGCTGGTTGCCACTGTGGAACACCGTTATTCTAGTGACCTCTAGTATCACTGTTCACATTGCCCACACCGGCCTCAAGAACAACAACCGCAAGCAGTTTATCGGTTGGTTGGCGCTGTCAGTATTGCTTGGCATGATCTTCCTGGTACTTCAGGTTGAAGAATACGTTCATGCATACCAGCACATGGGTCTCACCCTAGAGTCTGGTATCTACGGAACTACCTTCTTCATGTTGACCGGCTTTCACGGCGCTCACGTAACCCTGGGAACCATCATGCTATTGATTGCCTTGCTTCGTGCAATCAAAGGGCACTTTAGCAATGAAGATCAGTTCGGCTTTGAAGCTGCATCCTGGTACTGGCACTTTGTTGATGTTGTCTGGATCCTATTGTTTTTTGTAGTCTATGTATTCGACTAG
- a CDS encoding DUF2909 domain-containing protein, whose amino-acid sequence MLKTLMLILLIALIASLFGGLNFLVKDLGGNNKKRLLYALGLRVTLAVMLIGTIVYGAYTGQIKSQAPWDKQLHPENVAPSIPTAPAAPKP is encoded by the coding sequence ATGCTCAAGACCCTAATGCTTATACTGCTCATCGCCCTCATAGCCAGCCTGTTTGGTGGCCTAAACTTTCTAGTCAAGGATCTTGGAGGCAACAATAAAAAACGTCTACTCTATGCCCTGGGCCTGCGTGTCACTCTTGCTGTGATGTTAATCGGCACCATAGTATACGGCGCCTACACCGGACAGATCAAAAGTCAGGCTCCATGGGACAAACAACTGCACCCAGAGAATGTTGCACCTTCTATTCCAACAGCTCCTGCGGCTCCGAAGCCTTAG
- a CDS encoding SURF1 family protein: protein MNADPHLNAETFAWQPNAKLLFLVLLMMPLLISLGYWQLDRAQDKREILAEFKANQESQPVGFELLDTSKNLQYRQVQFVGELDASRRVLLDNRVRNGRPGYEIFEVLSLVEGDASRLKILVNRGWVQGSLDRNELPEIEPVIGKVQVRGSLYKVLRGGLQLDDGVRVVENWPGRVGWISTERAEEIFANEFFSYQLRLDSDSVGALTTGWPTVSVQPEKHTAYAVQWFVMALVLLLLTINANSNLAAWFKFKMAKTESEAL, encoded by the coding sequence ATGAACGCTGACCCACATCTTAACGCGGAAACCTTTGCTTGGCAGCCAAATGCCAAGTTATTGTTCCTCGTGCTGTTAATGATGCCACTGTTAATCAGCTTGGGTTACTGGCAGTTGGATCGAGCTCAAGATAAGCGCGAGATACTGGCCGAGTTTAAGGCTAACCAAGAGTCACAGCCGGTGGGATTTGAACTGCTGGATACGAGTAAAAATCTGCAGTATAGGCAGGTTCAATTTGTCGGTGAACTAGATGCATCACGACGTGTTTTGCTGGATAATCGCGTCCGCAATGGCAGGCCCGGCTACGAGATTTTTGAAGTGCTCAGTCTTGTTGAGGGTGATGCTAGCCGATTAAAGATATTGGTTAACCGCGGCTGGGTCCAGGGGTCACTGGATCGCAATGAGCTACCTGAAATCGAGCCGGTGATAGGTAAGGTACAGGTGCGCGGATCACTCTATAAGGTTTTGCGCGGCGGTCTGCAGTTAGATGATGGGGTCCGTGTCGTTGAGAATTGGCCGGGACGCGTAGGCTGGATTTCCACCGAGCGTGCCGAAGAAATTTTTGCCAATGAATTTTTTTCCTACCAACTGCGGTTGGATAGCGATTCAGTTGGTGCATTAACCACTGGTTGGCCGACAGTGTCGGTTCAGCCGGAGAAGCATACAGCCTATGCAGTACAGTGGTTTGTTATGGCGTTGGTGTTGTTGTTACTCACTATCAATGCGAACTCAAACCTCGCGGCATGGTTCAAATTTAAAATGGCAAAAACAGAGAGTGAAGCTTTATGA
- the cyoE gene encoding heme o synthase, giving the protein MQQTELETTGVSWRDYLELCKPNVVALMILTSLIGMLLATDGFVSLDVLILGNLGIALCAGSAAAVNHIVDRKIDDTMARTHNRPIARGRIQPNEAIMFAALTGLAGMVILLVFINQITAWLTLASSIGYAFVYTMYLKRATPQNIVIGGLAGAAPPLLGWTAVTGDVHYNALLLVLIIYAWTPPHFWALAIHRKDDYAKAKIPMLPVTHGEQYTKINIVLYTLLLIVITVLPFLTGMFGLLYLAGALILGAGFLYWSLVMLYGQDDESGMKTFKYSITYLMLLFVIMLLDHYLIESTPII; this is encoded by the coding sequence ATGCAACAAACTGAATTAGAAACAACCGGCGTAAGCTGGCGCGACTACCTAGAGTTGTGCAAGCCTAACGTGGTTGCGCTAATGATTCTGACCTCCCTGATCGGCATGCTCTTGGCCACTGATGGGTTCGTCTCTCTGGATGTTTTGATTCTGGGTAATCTGGGTATCGCTCTCTGCGCCGGCTCGGCCGCTGCGGTAAATCATATTGTCGATCGCAAGATTGACGACACCATGGCCCGTACCCACAACCGCCCTATTGCCCGTGGCCGCATTCAGCCCAATGAGGCGATTATGTTTGCCGCTCTGACCGGCTTGGCGGGAATGGTTATCTTGCTGGTATTTATCAACCAGATTACCGCTTGGCTGACCCTGGCTTCATCGATTGGCTATGCCTTTGTTTACACCATGTATCTAAAGCGTGCGACGCCACAGAATATTGTGATTGGTGGTTTGGCTGGCGCAGCGCCGCCGCTGCTGGGGTGGACTGCTGTTACTGGTGATGTGCACTATAACGCCCTCCTGCTAGTACTGATTATCTACGCTTGGACCCCTCCGCATTTTTGGGCCCTTGCGATCCACCGCAAAGACGATTACGCCAAAGCCAAGATCCCCATGCTGCCGGTGACCCATGGCGAGCAATACACCAAGATTAATATAGTGCTCTACACATTGCTGTTGATTGTGATTACTGTGCTGCCGTTTTTGACGGGCATGTTTGGTCTGTTGTATTTGGCCGGTGCTCTGATCTTAGGTGCAGGCTTCCTGTATTGGTCGCTGGTAATGCTCTATGGCCAGGATGATGAGTCGGGCATGAAGACCTTTAAGTATTCGATTACCTACTTGATGCTGTTGTTTGTGATTATGTTGCTCGATCACTACCTTATAGAGAGCACACCGATTATTTAA
- a CDS encoding SCO family protein produces the protein MKQQTGIKLTVLVILCFIVLVIFGFAWKMRQPVPMSAEDLRVNGAIELSTPRIFSDFDLIDHNGEPFTLENFKGVWSIVFFGFTNCPDICPTTLSTLNAMYEDLGDNEKENLQIVMVSLDPERDTVEKMALYVPYFNEDFIGVTGNPYSILGLSTQLTIAYTKVDLGDDNYTVDHSTQVVLINPKGHYHGFFKAPHGEVAMRQTWRSIKDSFLR, from the coding sequence ATGAAGCAACAAACCGGTATTAAATTGACCGTCTTGGTTATCCTCTGCTTTATCGTTTTGGTGATCTTTGGTTTTGCCTGGAAGATGCGTCAGCCGGTACCTATGTCCGCAGAAGACCTGCGGGTCAATGGTGCGATTGAGCTGAGTACGCCGCGGATATTTAGTGACTTCGACCTGATCGATCACAATGGCGAGCCGTTCACCTTAGAAAATTTTAAAGGTGTCTGGAGCATAGTGTTCTTTGGTTTTACCAACTGTCCCGATATCTGCCCCACCACCCTTTCGACACTCAATGCCATGTACGAAGATTTGGGTGATAACGAAAAAGAAAACTTACAGATCGTTATGGTTTCTCTGGATCCCGAGCGCGATACCGTTGAAAAAATGGCCCTCTATGTGCCCTACTTCAACGAAGACTTCATTGGCGTTACCGGCAACCCCTACTCTATTTTGGGGCTCAGTACGCAGCTCACTATTGCCTACACCAAGGTAGATCTAGGTGACGACAACTACACCGTCGATCACAGTACTCAAGTGGTGTTGATTAATCCCAAGGGTCACTACCATGGGTTTTTCAAGGCGCCCCACGGGGAAGTGGCTATGCGTCAGACCTGGCGCTCAATTAAAGACTCTTTTCTCCGTTAA
- the znuB gene encoding zinc ABC transporter permease subunit ZnuB translates to MTDFLLYALLAGLGVALVAGPLGCFVVWRRMAYFGDTLAHSALLGVSIGVLLGINISITVAAIPMLIALGLVYLEQRGILSLDTLLGILSHSALATGLVLISLLPDVRVDLMSLLFGDLLSATKNDLWMIYGVAGTVVALLLWLWKPLINITVHEELASVEGVKTSAVRTALMLITALVIAIAMKIVGVLLITALLIIPAATARRVSRTPEQMAVMASLIAMLTVVMGLAMSWYGDTPAGPSVVVCGALLFTLSLAFKQRS, encoded by the coding sequence ATGACTGATTTTCTTCTCTATGCACTGTTAGCTGGATTGGGGGTGGCGTTGGTGGCTGGCCCCTTGGGCTGTTTTGTGGTGTGGCGACGCATGGCCTATTTTGGTGACACTTTGGCCCACTCAGCCTTATTGGGAGTATCCATCGGCGTACTGCTGGGAATTAATATCAGCATTACTGTGGCCGCCATTCCCATGCTCATAGCGCTAGGGCTGGTCTACCTGGAGCAGCGCGGCATTTTGTCTCTGGATACACTGCTCGGCATTCTCAGCCACTCAGCTCTGGCAACAGGCCTGGTGTTGATCTCGCTGCTGCCGGACGTGCGGGTCGACCTGATGTCACTGCTGTTTGGCGACCTGCTCTCGGCCACTAAGAATGATCTCTGGATGATCTATGGCGTGGCGGGGACTGTAGTTGCACTGCTGCTGTGGCTGTGGAAACCTCTGATCAATATTACAGTTCATGAGGAGTTAGCCAGTGTTGAGGGCGTCAAAACCTCAGCGGTGCGCACTGCACTGATGTTGATAACGGCTCTGGTGATTGCTATTGCTATGAAAATTGTTGGTGTACTACTGATTACGGCGCTGCTGATTATTCCCGCGGCAACTGCACGACGAGTGAGCAGAACACCTGAGCAGATGGCCGTGATGGCAAGCTTGATCGCCATGTTAACTGTCGTGATGGGGTTGGCCATGTCTTGGTATGGCGATACGCCAGCAGGTCCCTCTGTAGTGGTCTGTGGCGCATTGCTATTTACCCTTTCTCTGGCGTTTAAGCAGCGCAGTTAA
- the znuC gene encoding zinc ABC transporter ATP-binding protein ZnuC, with the protein MTKPLIKLEQISKSFGARPVLENISMQLLRGEITTLIGPNGAGKSTLVRIILGLLKPDSGSVQPSDELKIGYMPQKINIDPTLPISTCRFLQLANTSHSACHAALEKVGIGHLAKAPVQTLSGGEMQRALLARAIVRNPNFLVLDEPVQGVDVTGQNALYTMIAELSKSLNCGVLMVSHDLHLVMSATDHVICLNQHICCQGNPEQVTQDQAYIDIFGQTTAIYAHQHDHQHSIHGEVLDKQGKHQHGEGCSHD; encoded by the coding sequence ATGACTAAACCGCTTATTAAACTAGAGCAAATCAGTAAATCATTTGGCGCGCGCCCAGTACTGGAAAATATCTCTATGCAACTGCTGCGCGGAGAGATTACCACATTGATTGGGCCCAACGGCGCTGGGAAATCCACTCTGGTGAGAATTATTTTAGGCCTGCTGAAGCCCGACAGCGGCTCAGTACAACCCTCAGATGAACTGAAGATTGGCTATATGCCTCAGAAGATCAATATTGATCCTACTCTGCCAATCTCCACCTGCCGATTTTTGCAGCTGGCCAATACCTCCCATAGCGCCTGCCATGCCGCTCTTGAGAAGGTGGGCATAGGACACTTGGCCAAAGCGCCGGTGCAGACCCTCTCTGGGGGCGAGATGCAGCGCGCCTTGTTGGCCAGGGCAATTGTCCGCAATCCAAACTTTCTGGTTCTCGATGAGCCGGTACAGGGTGTTGATGTAACCGGGCAAAATGCCCTCTATACGATGATTGCTGAACTGAGCAAGTCGCTTAACTGTGGGGTGCTGATGGTCTCTCACGATCTTCATCTGGTGATGTCCGCTACCGACCATGTGATCTGCCTAAATCAGCATATCTGCTGCCAGGGCAATCCCGAGCAGGTTACCCAGGATCAAGCCTATATAGATATCTTTGGCCAGACCACAGCTATCTATGCCCATCAACACGATCACCAACACAGTATTCACGGCGAAGTGCTCGACAAACAGGGCAAACACCAGCATGGGGAGGGCTGCAGCCATGACTGA
- a CDS encoding transcriptional repressor yields the protein MLTNSRLVHQPHDHGRCINAALSRAEELCAASKARLTPTRKSVLQLLWQSHQPLGAYQLQDQLAVLTGKSIAPPTIYRAIEFLLGLGLIHRIASLNAYIGCPFPGSDHSNLFMICTKCGSAAEVAHNSLNELLQKASDKANFTLQSQALELFGLCPNCGLSAAQDKALSTESRKSPEN from the coding sequence ATGCTGACCAATTCTCGATTAGTTCACCAGCCCCATGACCACGGCCGCTGCATCAATGCCGCCCTGAGTCGTGCCGAGGAACTCTGCGCCGCCAGCAAGGCGCGACTGACGCCCACAAGAAAATCCGTGCTGCAGCTGCTCTGGCAGAGCCATCAACCTCTGGGAGCTTATCAACTGCAAGATCAGCTAGCTGTGCTCACAGGTAAATCCATAGCCCCGCCGACCATTTACCGCGCCATTGAATTTCTTCTCGGGCTCGGACTAATCCACCGTATCGCTTCACTCAATGCCTATATCGGCTGCCCTTTTCCCGGCAGTGACCACAGCAATCTCTTTATGATCTGCACTAAATGTGGCAGCGCCGCCGAAGTCGCCCATAACAGCCTTAATGAACTGCTGCAAAAAGCCAGCGACAAAGCTAATTTTACCCTCCAGAGCCAGGCCCTGGAGCTTTTTGGGCTATGCCCTAACTGCGGTCTATCAGCAGCTCAAGACAAGGCCTTAAGTACAGAGAGCAGAAAGAGCCCAGAGAATTAA
- a CDS encoding zinc ABC transporter substrate-binding protein → MSALTAQVVMASPERANTLAQQPSTPKSLIITTIKPLAIIAQSAVGDQARVEYLQSAVQSAHEVSLPVSALKKIDQADLIIWIGEMFESRVAKPMALLPEKKRITVMQLSLMAPQDTGNQQDIGGHAHSHGESTHSALTVDPHVWLNPRNANQIAAEIQQRLNLPVKEIISAEQIADLTTELAPLRGKQFLVHHDALDHFTSTFDLQPGLSIRDASGATQGVRSQYRLRQKAIASAASCIFIEPQYADRDAQVIAQELSLPVALIDLQGLDQALVAEAYASFMQRLAAQFKGCFNNLKSDLSSGLQADS, encoded by the coding sequence TTGAGCGCCTTAACAGCTCAGGTAGTGATGGCTTCCCCTGAACGCGCCAACACCTTGGCCCAACAGCCTTCAACCCCCAAGTCCCTGATCATCACCACGATTAAACCCCTGGCGATTATTGCCCAGTCTGCCGTTGGTGATCAGGCTCGAGTCGAATATCTACAATCGGCAGTGCAGTCCGCCCATGAGGTATCGTTACCAGTCTCGGCGCTAAAGAAAATTGATCAGGCAGATCTGATTATTTGGATCGGGGAGATGTTTGAATCTCGAGTGGCCAAACCAATGGCCTTATTGCCTGAGAAAAAGCGTATTACAGTAATGCAGCTGTCACTGATGGCGCCACAAGATACAGGCAATCAGCAGGACATCGGTGGCCATGCTCATAGCCATGGAGAAAGTACCCATAGCGCATTAACAGTAGATCCCCATGTATGGCTAAATCCCCGAAATGCCAATCAAATCGCGGCCGAGATTCAGCAGCGTCTTAATCTCCCAGTAAAAGAAATTATTAGTGCCGAGCAAATCGCAGATTTAACCACCGAGCTGGCCCCCCTAAGGGGAAAGCAGTTTCTAGTGCATCACGATGCACTAGATCATTTCACCAGCACTTTTGATCTTCAGCCTGGGCTTTCCATTCGCGATGCCAGTGGCGCCACTCAGGGTGTTAGAAGCCAGTATCGCCTGCGTCAGAAGGCCATAGCCTCCGCCGCTAGTTGTATTTTTATTGAGCCCCAATACGCAGATCGTGACGCTCAAGTCATTGCTCAAGAATTGTCACTGCCAGTGGCGCTCATCGATCTTCAGGGTCTAGATCAAGCCCTGGTCGCTGAGGCCTATGCTAGCTTTATGCAGAGATTGGCGGCGCAGTTTAAGGGGTGCTTCAACAACCTAAAGAGCGACTTAAGCAGTGGCTTACAGGCTGACTCATAA